One segment of Niabella beijingensis DNA contains the following:
- a CDS encoding sulfatase, whose amino-acid sequence MKNRNKFQWLLVLLVLLVLGGCKTATKKEGAKRPNILIIMSDNQSANHVGIYGDATVRTPNMDKVAGEGVRFTNAFCSSPSCTPSRAGYLTGQDIWRLKEGANLWSILPTQYPLYTDLLETSGYAVGMQGKGWGPGSFEANGRKRNPGGNAYESFAQFLKQKKQDAPWSYWISSHEPHRPYEVGIGAKSGIDPAKVKVPGYLPDVADVRTDIADYYHSIEVFDKELGEALELLKQSGELENTIVVVCSDNGWQMPRGLANLYDFGTHVPLMISWPGKFKKGAVADGLVTLNDLAPTFLELAGIPVPAEMTAKSLLPVLDKDDTQAAADREFVVLGRERHAFVRQHGMGYPGRAIRTRQYLYIRNYEPGRWAAGDPPLYGDIDPYMLNYPGPAKFYMIANKDNPAVKPLFELGMGKRPAEELYDIGSDPDELHNLAADPAYKHVKEKLATQMHNYLVQTKDPRATGGDVSVWDKAPYFSDIDKRAHPSEEAIRQFRLDSVYDYLK is encoded by the coding sequence ATGAAGAACAGAAATAAATTCCAATGGTTGCTGGTACTGTTAGTGCTGCTGGTATTGGGCGGATGCAAAACTGCTACCAAAAAAGAAGGAGCAAAGCGCCCCAATATCCTGATCATTATGTCCGATAACCAGTCTGCAAATCATGTGGGTATTTATGGCGACGCCACGGTGCGCACGCCCAATATGGATAAGGTGGCCGGCGAAGGGGTGCGTTTTACCAATGCATTCTGCAGCTCACCTTCCTGCACGCCCTCCAGGGCCGGCTATCTTACCGGGCAGGATATCTGGCGCTTAAAAGAAGGTGCCAACCTGTGGAGCATACTGCCCACACAGTATCCGTTGTATACGGATCTGCTGGAGACATCGGGCTATGCCGTTGGTATGCAGGGTAAAGGATGGGGCCCGGGAAGCTTTGAGGCCAATGGCCGTAAAAGAAACCCCGGAGGGAATGCCTATGAAAGCTTCGCACAGTTCCTGAAGCAGAAAAAGCAGGATGCCCCCTGGAGCTACTGGATCAGCAGCCACGAACCGCACCGTCCTTATGAAGTAGGCATCGGTGCCAAATCAGGTATCGACCCGGCGAAGGTAAAAGTACCGGGTTACCTTCCGGATGTAGCTGATGTACGGACGGATATTGCCGACTACTATCATTCCATAGAGGTCTTTGACAAAGAACTGGGGGAGGCGCTGGAATTATTAAAACAAAGCGGTGAGCTGGAAAATACCATTGTTGTGGTCTGCAGCGATAACGGCTGGCAGATGCCCCGCGGTCTGGCCAACCTGTATGATTTCGGTACTCATGTGCCGCTGATGATCTCCTGGCCGGGTAAGTTTAAAAAAGGCGCAGTAGCGGACGGGCTGGTCACCCTGAATGATCTGGCACCAACCTTCCTGGAGCTGGCCGGTATACCGGTGCCTGCGGAAATGACGGCCAAAAGCCTGCTCCCGGTATTGGATAAAGACGATACACAGGCGGCTGCTGACCGCGAATTTGTAGTGCTGGGCAGAGAGCGGCATGCTTTTGTGAGGCAGCACGGAATGGGGTACCCGGGCCGTGCGATCCGTACCCGGCAATATTTATACATCCGTAATTATGAACCCGGCCGCTGGGCCGCTGGAGATCCCCCGCTATACGGGGATATCGATCCTTATATGCTCAATTATCCCGGACCAGCCAAGTTTTATATGATCGCCAATAAGGATAATCCGGCCGTGAAACCCCTGTTTGAACTGGGGATGGGAAAGCGTCCTGCAGAAGAACTGTATGATATCGGCAGCGATCCTGACGAGCTGCATAACCTGGCCGCTGATCCTGCCTATAAGCATGTAAAAGAAAAGCTGGCAACGCAAATGCACAATTACCTGGTACAGACAAAGGATCCCCGTGCTACCGGGGGTGATGTAAGTGTTTGGGATAAGGCACCTTATTTTAGTGATATCGATAAGCGGGCACATCCCAGCGAGGAGGCCATCCGGCAATTCAGACTGGATTCTGTATATGATTATTTAAAATAA
- a CDS encoding ROK family protein — protein sequence MKEQFAIGIDVGGSALKCGVVAKDGTLVHCFTEALIKTKGEAGIIEQIAGCIGQAAAAVQLKDGAVCGAGIGFPGIVENNVVIGGADNLPGFEQLPLGYLLETQTGYPTVVDNDANMMGVGEWVYGAAKGCTDIVFLTVGTGIGGALIINNRLYGGYRNRGTELGHIIIRHQGASCSCGSRGCFEAYASVTALISHYQSLKQEAGEPVDGRQLIERYLQKEAAAVTAMEQHFDHMAAGIAGYINIFSPQKIVVGGGISEAGGFYMQEVTERVGQLAMPATSLQTTLVAAALGNKAGLQGCAATVFQQQAGYDPVTVYNHSTN from the coding sequence TTGAAAGAACAATTTGCAATAGGAATAGATGTGGGAGGCTCGGCATTGAAATGCGGAGTGGTTGCGAAAGACGGGACCCTGGTTCATTGCTTTACCGAAGCACTGATAAAGACAAAAGGCGAGGCCGGTATTATTGAGCAGATCGCCGGATGTATCGGACAGGCCGCCGCAGCCGTGCAGCTTAAGGACGGTGCGGTTTGTGGTGCCGGTATTGGTTTTCCCGGTATTGTGGAAAATAACGTGGTGATCGGCGGTGCCGATAACCTCCCGGGTTTTGAGCAGCTGCCCTTGGGATACCTGCTGGAAACACAGACGGGTTATCCCACCGTGGTAGACAATGATGCCAATATGATGGGCGTTGGTGAATGGGTCTATGGAGCTGCAAAAGGCTGTACCGATATCGTTTTTTTAACGGTTGGCACCGGCATCGGAGGCGCGCTCATCATCAATAACCGGTTATACGGCGGATACCGTAACCGCGGTACAGAACTGGGTCATATCATCATCCGGCATCAGGGGGCTTCCTGTTCCTGCGGCTCCAGGGGCTGTTTTGAGGCCTATGCTTCGGTAACGGCCCTGATCAGCCATTATCAATCACTGAAACAGGAAGCAGGGGAACCAGTGGATGGCAGACAGCTTATAGAAAGGTATTTACAAAAGGAAGCAGCGGCGGTAACCGCCATGGAACAGCATTTTGATCATATGGCGGCGGGTATTGCCGGGTATATAAATATTTTCAGTCCGCAGAAGATCGTGGTAGGCGGTGGTATCAGTGAAGCCGGCGGATTCTATATGCAGGAGGTAACGGAAAGGGTAGGGCAACTGGCAATGCCGGCCACCTCCCTGCAAACAACATTAGTGGCTGCCGCATTGGGCAATAAAGCGGGGCTGCAGGGCTGTGCCGCAACGGTGTTTCAGCAACAGGCCGGGTATGATCCGGTAACAGTTTACAATCATTCAACGAATTGA